The sequence GTTGTGGCTGAAAGAAAATCGACCTGATATGTTCAGGCAAGCAAAATGTTTCGTTTTTCCCAAAGACTATATTCGCTATCGCTTGACGGGAAGAATAGCTACCGAACCGACAGATGCAGGAAACAGTCTATTGTTTGATTATCAAACGCGCAAATGGAATGTAGAGATGATTCGGGAATTAGGCTTCGAAGAATGCTTATTTCCAAATATCATGCAAAGTACGGATATAGCTGGATATATTACTTCCACAGCGGCTCACGCAACAAATCTTAATGACGGTACGCCGGTTATTGCCGGAGCGGCGGATATGGCCTGCAGCAGTATCGGTACTGGAGCCATCTTGCAAGGAACTGTAGCAGTCACACTCAGCACATCAGCCCAAGTGGTAACAAGCCTGCAAGAAATCCGACCGGAAGGAATCGGGAAAGTAACATTTCATCCACAAGCGGGGAAACTGTCCTTGTACACAATGGGGTCAATCTTTACCGGCGGCTTGGGATTTGCCTGGAGTTACAAATTACTGCATGACCGGACGGAGATGAAAAAGTCGGAAATTCGTGCGCTTACTGAAAAAATGCGTGAGATAACGCCAGGAAGCGATGGTGTCATGTTTCTCCCCTTTTTGGTGGGAAGTGGTACACCTTTCTTTCACCCGGACGACACTGCGGCTTGGATCGGGTTGCGATATCGCACTGATCGGGCAACAATGATGCGCGCAGTGATGGAAGGTATTGCGTATAATATTTGCGACAGCATTCAAGTTTTCCAGAAAATGGGGCTATCCCTTGAGCATATTCGTCTTGGCGCCGGCGGCAGCAGAAATCCGGTATGGTGTCAAATTATCGCAGATGTTCTGGGATATGCAATCGATATCCTTGCTGTGCAGGATGCATCCACTCTTGGCGCTTGTTTGCTGGCGGGGTTGGGGCTTGGCGTCTATGACAATGTAGATCAGGCATCATCCCGAGTGGTGAAAATAAATACGCGTTTTAATTACAATGATAAAGCACATCAAATATACAAAGAACTATATCAGGTATATCGTAACTTGTATACGGTATTGCATGCCCATTCCTCACGAATGTAAAACAATTTTTTCACACCTCATGCGAGCCGGCAAAAAGTCAGTTCTGGCTGCTTTCAGAACGTCCGATTGAACTGATTTGCCGAGCTTCAGCAGTAACGAGCTGAAATGTCGGAGAAAATCAACAGCCTGAAAATGCAAATGAATAACCAAATAAACCTTGACGAACAGAAATCGTAACATCTGATAAAGAGCCGGATTTGTCTGACCGAGCCTCGGCATTTTTCTATGCCGGGGCTATTTTTAAAAGGCTATCGTCCACTGCCTCGCCTTTTTACGAAATGAAAAGTAACTATGCAGGTAAATTCAGAATTTCAGCCATATGGAGAAAATAACCTGCATTTTTGCACATCATTTGCAAACTGGCAGGAGTCTGCGAGTTCGAGTATTGCATCGAAGACCGTCTGGCCTGTTAAAGGAGATTGTTTTCGCTTGCTTGCTTTTGCTCTTTTCACAAGAACATATGTTTGGTAAAATGGAATGATCAAACATATGTTCGAGGTGGTTGGAATTGTTGAAACAAGCAGTCAAACCCTCTGCATCATGGTATAATACGGTTATCAGAGAACACGGCAAAACGTATCGCACCATGCGAAATCGGCTGCATCCGAAAAACGACTTTATTTTACAAAGGCTTTTCGGCGAGGAAGAGACCAAAGCAGCGTTGATTTCCCTGCTGAACGCGATCTTGCGCCTGACGGGGACAACAGGCTGGCCGACTTAAAAGTCATGCGGAACAAGCAATTGCTAAAGGAACAAATCAAGGATAAAACCGGGCGGTTGGATATACGGGCCGAAACCATGGACGGTGTGCAAATTGATATTGAAATGTGGATTTTGCCTTTTTGGATATTGAGCGGTTTCACAGCACGTTCCACCTGTATGAAGACCACGAGCGGGATTTCAAGCTGACAGATGTGATGGAGATTCATTTTATCGAGTACCCGAAGTTTCGCTCAATAAGCAAAGATATGAATGACCCGTTGCATCGTTGGCTAATGTTTTTGGAAGAAGATCTTCCCGAACAACAACTGAAGGAGTTGATGGAGATGGATCCGATCATCAGGAAAGCGGAGGAGCGGCTGGAATGGCTAAGCAGTGACGAAGAAACCCGGAGAATGTATGAATTCCGGGAGAATTCCCGCATTGAGCGCAACAGCTTGATGGCTAAGCAGCGACCGCGCTAACGGCCGCATTAGCCCCGCTGGCCCCCCACATTGTTTGCGCTAACAGTTGCCTTTGTCCGCGCTGACCGCGCTAACGGACGTATTTGCCGCTATTTTGCGAAAAAACGGCTTGTTGAAATTTTAACGGACGCAGGAGCCGTTATTGGTTTGAATTCTGCCCTCAAAGCCACGAAAATGAGCAAATAAGCGCAATGGCGAACGTTAGAATTTGAAAAGCGAAAAAAACCGCCTGTTAACGTCACTGGCGTCCGTTAGAGCTTTCGGGGAAGGCGAAGGTGGTCGTTAGAGCCTTTAAGCCGCGGACAACCCCAGAGCATCCGCAGCGGACGGCCATGATAGCCCCACTGCAGCATGTTGGCGGGAGAGGGCTCCAGCCCGGGCGGGCGGCAAAAAAAGTACCAATAAATGCTGCGATCAGTCAAATCAAAAATACTATACTAGTGGAGGTCCTCATTCATGGCAATTTTGATTACGGGCGGCGCCGGTTTTATCGGCAGCCATACTTGCGTGGAACTGTTAAACGCAAACGAGGAGATCATCGTAATCGATAACTTCTACAACAGCAAGCCCGAAGCCATCAGGCGGATAAAAGAAATAACGGGCAAAGACTTCAAGTTTTACCAGGTCGATTTGCTTGACAAGCAAGCGTTGGAAGCCGTTTTTGCGGAAAATAACATTCATGCGGTGATCCATTTCGCCGGTTTAAAAGCGGTCGGCGAGTCCACGACGATTCCGCTTCGCTACTACCACACGAATATTACCGGAACGCTGCATCTTTGCCAGGTTATGCAGAGCCACGAAGTACATAAGATTGTATTCAGCTCGTCGGCCACCGTATATGGGCTGCCGGAGAAGCTGCCGATCACGGAAGATGCGCCGCTGCAAGCGACGAATCCGTACGGCCGCACCAAATGGATGATCGAAGAAATCTTGCGGGATTTGGCCCGCTCGGACGACCGGTGGAGCATCGCGCTTTTGCGCTATTTCAATCCGATCGGCGCGCACGAAAGCGGCCGCATCGGCGAAGATCCGCGCGGCATCCCGAACAATCTGCTGCCGTATGTGGCGCAGGTCGCTGCAGGCAAGCTGGATAAACTGCGCGTGTTCGGCGCCGATTATCCGACCCCCGACGGCACAGGGGTGCGCGACTACATTCATGTTGTCGATCTGGCGTTGGGGCATGTCAAAGCGATTCGCAAAGTCATGAGCGGCACCGGCGTAGAAGCCTATAATCTTGGCACGGGAAAAGGTTACAGCGTACTGGAGATCGTTCGCGCTTTCGAACAGGCTTCGGACAAGCATATCCCTTACGTCATCACCGATCGCAGACCGGGCGATATCGCTGTCTGTTACGCCGATCCGTCCAAGGCGAAAAAAGAGCTGGGCTGGGTGGCGACCAAAGGCCTTGCCGAAATGTGCGCCGACGCGTGGCGTTGGCAAAAGCACAACCCGGAAGGATATCCGGATCGATGAGCGTCTTGATAACCGGAGGAAAAGGGCAGCTCGGCATGGACGCGGCGGAAGTGTTTGCCGCGACGCATGAGGTAATCGCATGCGGGCGTGACGAACTGGATATCACCGACAGGCAGGCGGTGGCCGCGTTATTTGCCGCTATCAAGCCGGAAATCGTCATTCACTGCGCCGCCTACACGGCTGTCGACAAGGCGGAGGAAGACGAAGACGGCGCATATCTGGTCAATGCGATCGGGACGCAAAACGTAGCCCTGGCTGCGCAAAAAGTCGGCGCCAAATTATGCTGCATCAGCACCGACTACGTTTTCGACGGAACGTCCGATCATCCTTATGCGGAGCAGGATTCGCCAAACCCGATCAATGTGTATGGCAAAACGAAACTGGCAGGCGAGCGGTTGGCCGCGGCTTCCTGCGCGAAACTTTTTACCGTGCGCACTTCGTGGGTGTACGGCAGACATGGCAATAACTTCGTCAAAACGATGCTGCGTTTGGCGGAAACGCAAAAACCGCTAAGCGTGGTGGATGACCAGATCGGCAGCCCCACCTATACGAAAGATCTGGCGGTATTTCTCGCCGCGTTGACGGCGACGGAGCGCTATGGCGTCTATCACGTGACGAACAGCGGCGCATGTTCGTGGTATGAATTCGCCTGCGCCATTTTTGCCGAAAGTGGCCTCAAGGTCGATGTGCGGCCGTGTAAAACGGCGGATTTTCCGCGCCCGGCCCGGCGGCCGCGTTTTTCCGTGCTCGCTCATCGGGAAATCAGGCGGCGCGGCTTTAACGATCTGCGCCATTGGCGCACGGCATTGCGGGAGTTTTTGCATGGATAATCAATTGAGCGGAAGCGGGTGCCTCCTCGTTACGGGCTGCGCCGGATTTATCGGCTTCCATTTGTGCAAACGGCTGTTAACGGCCGGCTACTCCGTAGTCGGGATCGACAGCCTTACCGATTATTATGATGTTTCGCTGAAAAAGGCGAGACTGCGCTTGCTTGCGCCGCATTCCCGGTTTCGCTTCGTGCATGCGGATTTGGCGGATCGCAAGGCGGCGGCCATTGCCTTTGCCGGCGAAACATATGATGCCGTCATCCACTTGGCGGCCCAGCCCGGTGTGCGGTACAGCATGGAACGGCCGCATGCCTATATCGACAGCAACATCGTCGCTTTTGCCCATGTGTTGGATGCGGTGAGGGAGCGGCAGGTGCGCCACTTTTTGTTTGCTTCCTCCAGTTCGGTATACGGGGCGGACAGCCCCGTGCCATTTTCCGTGCATCATCCCGCCGAACATCCGATCAGTCTGTATGCCGCGACGAAAAAATCCAACGAACTGTTTGCCTACGCTTACAGCCATTTGTTCGGCATTCCGACAACGGGCTTGCGCTTTTTTACGGTTTACGGTCCGTGGGGCAGGCCGGACATGGCGTATTTTATATTTGCGGAAAAGATCATGCGCGGCGAAGCGATCGATTTGTACAATTTCGGCGACATGCGGCGGGATTTTACGTATATCGACGACGCGGTGGAAGCGGTCATGCGGATTTTGGCTTTGCCGCCCGCGGCAGATGCGCCGCCTGAGGCGCCTGAACCGACTGCCCGCGAAATGCCGCAGGAGGCTTTTGCAACCGGGCCTGATGTTCATTATCGGCAACCTTCTCAGCCGCCTGTACGCTCGTCATTCCGTCCGCCTTTTCGCTTGGTCAATGTCGGCAAAGGCAAACCGGATACGCTGCTTTCCATGGTGGAAATTCTCGAACGGGTGCTCGGCAGACGGGCGGAGAAAAGGTTGTTGCCTTTGCAGCCGGGCGATCCGGTCGATACCTGGGCGGATACGAGCGGCTTGGCGGCTCTGACCGGATTCACGCCGCAAACATCCCTCGAAGCGGGCTTAGGCCAATTTGCCGAATGGTATCTTCACGAATATATAAATAAGCGATAGCCGCTGTATTGTATATATCAGATTGGCGAAGCACGCCCTAAAGTCATTTTTTGATGGCAGACGGGGCGTTTTATTTTTTATAGTTGAAAAAATATGAGGAGGCGCAAGGATATGATGAACCATGAGCTTTTTGAGGATGCTTACAACGATTGGCTCCGCTCGCATTTGCACAAACGATCGGGAGAGCGAAAAGGGCGGTTGGAACGCGGCCATCAGCATGCGGAGAAATTATTTTTACAAAATGTCTGGTGGCCGCTTTTTGGCCATTTTCATCATTTGCATCCGGAGTATGAGATATTGGATTGGCGCGGGCGGCCTTACTTTTTGGACTTTGCCTGGCTGCCGGGGCATGTTAAGATTGCGTTCGAAATAAAAGGATTCGGTCCGCACGTACGGGATATGGACCGCAAGCATTACTGTTACGAGTTGAATCGCGAAACGTTTTTGCAAAGCCTGGGCTTTCGGGTAGTGGCAATTCCGTACGACGATGTGGCGGAACGTCCCGATCTTCTTGTCAGTCTGTTGCGCGCGTTGCTCGGCCAATTTGCCGCCGTTTCGAAAAATTTCGATCGGTTTACCCGAATTGAGCGCGATGTCTTATTGTTGGCCATGGGGATGAACAAGCCGGTTCGCCCGATCGAAATCGCGGCTGCGCTGCATATCAATCGCCGCACAGCTGTGAGCGCCTTGCAGTCGTTATGCCGTAAAGGCAGGTTGCAAGCTATATACGGCGGGCGAGCCACCAAAGTTTGCCGCTATGAACCGGTGCGTCAAGGTTTGCACAATACGGAATGGCAGTGGTAGAAGGACGCGGAAATTTAAAATGTAGCGCAAAACTGCACCTTAATTTTTATAAAACACCCATATTTTCAAATGAAGCGCAAAACTGCACGATAAATTTTCCAAAACGCGGTTTTTGAAAATTATAGTGTAAATTTGCACTACGTTGCACATTTTGGACACATTTTTAAAAAACGAAGTGCAGATTTGCGCGTTAATGAAGCCAACACACCATAAGCACATTTCGCCAGGCGGATTTTTTCTGAACAGAAGTTGCCATTGTCGCATTCGAACGGTAGTGAGCACGATTCCCATTTGCTTGTCTGTTGGGACAACTCCTGACGGTTAGGGAAACCCGCTCGCGGACTTTTCACCCTCCAAACATGTCCCGGCTCGTCAAACCCGTCCGCATAATTGGCCAACTCCCCTCATAGGTATGGTATCAGAGGTTGTTCGCGAAGCCTGCGCGCGGCTCCCGAACAGTTGCCAAGGAGAGTATCAGTTGCAAAAGGGGATGATGGAATGCGTCGGGTCAGCAAATGGGTCGCTGTCTTGTTGTGCGTGTCCCTGGCTCTTGCGGGGTGCGGCAAAAAAGACGCCGGGACGGTCGTCAAGGAACTGGACCGAAACGTAAGCAAGATGACGAGCTACAAAGGCGCCGGAAAAATGATCCTGCATACGGGCCAGCAGCCGCTTACCTACCAATTGGAAGTGTGGTACCGGGAACCGCATTTTTACCGGATCGCGCTTACGAATGAGGCTCAGGATATTACCCAGATCGTGCTGCGCAACGAAGAAGGGGTGTTTGTGTTGACGCCCCATCTGAATAAAAGCTTTCGGTTTCAAAGCGATTGGCCGGAAAAGCAAGGCCAGGTCTATTTATACCAGACGCTCGCCAAAAGCATCGTTGACGACCAGGAGCGGAAATTCGCCACGGACGGCGGGGCATACGTGTTTGATGTAAAAGCCAACTATATGAACAGCTCGTTCGCGCGACAAAAAATCTGGCTGAACAAGAAAAACTTTGCGCCCAAACGCGTGGAAGTAAACGACGATGAAGGCAAAATGCTTGTCGAAGTCGTCTTCAGTTCATTCACCTTCGGCGCCAAATTCGAGCAGGACGATTTCGATATGGACCGCAACATGACGGCGTGGAATCTGCAGTATCTGCCCACCTTTTCAT is a genomic window of Bacilli bacterium containing:
- a CDS encoding FGGY family carbohydrate kinase, encoding SLSGQMSAPVLLDKDGRTLGPSILIADVRSSKQTARLRETYSTICEKMTGNRPIDAFTVAKLLWLKENRPDMFRQAKCFVFPKDYIRYRLTGRIATEPTDAGNSLLFDYQTRKWNVEMIRELGFEECLFPNIMQSTDIAGYITSTAAHATNLNDGTPVIAGAADMACSSIGTGAILQGTVAVTLSTSAQVVTSLQEIRPEGIGKVTFHPQAGKLSLYTMGSIFTGGLGFAWSYKLLHDRTEMKKSEIRALTEKMREITPGSDGVMFLPFLVGSGTPFFHPDDTAAWIGLRYRTDRATMMRAVMEGIAYNICDSIQVFQKMGLSLEHIRLGAGGSRNPVWCQIIADVLGYAIDILAVQDASTLGACLLAGLGLGVYDNVDQASSRVVKINTRFNYNDKAHQIYKELYQVYRNLYTVLHAHSSRM
- a CDS encoding PD-(D/E)XK nuclease family transposase yields the protein MLKQAVKPSASWYNTVIREHGKTYRTMRNRLHPKNDFILQRLFGEEETKAALISLLNAILRLTGTTGWPT
- a CDS encoding PD-(D/E)XK nuclease family transposase, whose product is MDIERFHSTFHLYEDHERDFKLTDVMEIHFIEYPKFRSISKDMNDPLHRWLMFLEEDLPEQQLKELMEMDPIIRKAEERLEWLSSDEETRRMYEFRENSRIERNSLMAKQRPR
- the galE gene encoding UDP-glucose 4-epimerase GalE, which codes for MAILITGGAGFIGSHTCVELLNANEEIIVIDNFYNSKPEAIRRIKEITGKDFKFYQVDLLDKQALEAVFAENNIHAVIHFAGLKAVGESTTIPLRYYHTNITGTLHLCQVMQSHEVHKIVFSSSATVYGLPEKLPITEDAPLQATNPYGRTKWMIEEILRDLARSDDRWSIALLRYFNPIGAHESGRIGEDPRGIPNNLLPYVAQVAAGKLDKLRVFGADYPTPDGTGVRDYIHVVDLALGHVKAIRKVMSGTGVEAYNLGTGKGYSVLEIVRAFEQASDKHIPYVITDRRPGDIAVCYADPSKAKKELGWVATKGLAEMCADAWRWQKHNPEGYPDR
- the rfbD gene encoding dTDP-4-dehydrorhamnose reductase codes for the protein MSVLITGGKGQLGMDAAEVFAATHEVIACGRDELDITDRQAVAALFAAIKPEIVIHCAAYTAVDKAEEDEDGAYLVNAIGTQNVALAAQKVGAKLCCISTDYVFDGTSDHPYAEQDSPNPINVYGKTKLAGERLAAASCAKLFTVRTSWVYGRHGNNFVKTMLRLAETQKPLSVVDDQIGSPTYTKDLAVFLAALTATERYGVYHVTNSGACSWYEFACAIFAESGLKVDVRPCKTADFPRPARRPRFSVLAHREIRRRGFNDLRHWRTALREFLHG
- a CDS encoding NAD-dependent epimerase/dehydratase family protein, which codes for MDNQLSGSGCLLVTGCAGFIGFHLCKRLLTAGYSVVGIDSLTDYYDVSLKKARLRLLAPHSRFRFVHADLADRKAAAIAFAGETYDAVIHLAAQPGVRYSMERPHAYIDSNIVAFAHVLDAVRERQVRHFLFASSSSVYGADSPVPFSVHHPAEHPISLYAATKKSNELFAYAYSHLFGIPTTGLRFFTVYGPWGRPDMAYFIFAEKIMRGEAIDLYNFGDMRRDFTYIDDAVEAVMRILALPPAADAPPEAPEPTAREMPQEAFATGPDVHYRQPSQPPVRSSFRPPFRLVNVGKGKPDTLLSMVEILERVLGRRAEKRLLPLQPGDPVDTWADTSGLAALTGFTPQTSLEAGLGQFAEWYLHEYINKR
- a CDS encoding DUF4367 domain-containing protein; the protein is MRRVSKWVAVLLCVSLALAGCGKKDAGTVVKELDRNVSKMTSYKGAGKMILHTGQQPLTYQLEVWYREPHFYRIALTNEAQDITQIVLRNEEGVFVLTPHLNKSFRFQSDWPEKQGQVYLYQTLAKSIVDDQERKFATDGGAYVFDVKANYMNSSFARQKIWLNKKNFAPKRVEVNDDEGKMLVEVVFSSFTFGAKFEQDDFDMDRNMTAWNLQYLPTFSSDGEKADSLAGDKTQGFGLFEPVYMPEGVKLKDMKDIKLGDQPAVLLRYEGDYNYTIMEARPEEQTVTAMTGDVVDLGYTIGILMGEDELKTLAWMHDGVEFRLSSGDLPVAEMIKVAQSVANQIGK